One segment of Ipomoea triloba cultivar NCNSP0323 chromosome 12, ASM357664v1 DNA contains the following:
- the LOC115998375 gene encoding DNA mismatch repair protein MLH3 isoform X2 produces the protein MRSIAKLPEAVHSSIRSGIVLYDLTRVVEELVYNSLDAGANKVSVAVGVGTCYVKVVDNGYGVSRDGLELLGEKYATSKYDPLDDMNSVPLSFGYRGEALSSITDVSLVEIVTKAHGRPNGYRKVLKGHKCLYLGISDDRQDVGTTVTVRDLFYNQPVRRKHMLSNPKKVIHVVKECVLRIALLHPNVSFKVVDIESEEELLHTCPFPSSLPLLAKVFGIEASSSLEELNVAGGGFKLSGYISGTPDSFSWKAFQYVYINSRFICKGPIHKMLNNLAASFNIGSQSEKQSRSQICPAFILNLNCPKSCYDLTFEPSKTSVEFKDWDSVLTFIGDAVGCLWSGSKSADLSVKCEIGKKRRRALNSMGSQGTSPQSKKVTEECNNFHPSRENESPSHCGVVISLECSSGLSPLPHNVFSYGDNDLLGLNRSNKQLNYTFSSGWKSESPKIGVGTNRLLTDHMKFNKSPQLDDNSDVDEDVRKPFLQSCFLHRRLEPGETSLASDEGLEFKIEDHSKQNAFRADDRVVEEVNNINKVMSPRNVWDNEQADVLSFSKTTIQHDVQHQLNLLLGDSVNSSLNPELSYEEGLFLPDVIKPFQRSNSCLYSDSCISSPVPSNYLTGIPFKNIAHTISEDLVATCLEYKGKEECFFSSSKTLSSDVNDCGGSKENSSDFQEHDLYDPFSPMELSTDFQDHNQKDVFSPNSFNIFTDCINTWGEDGITNCSTSRHHASSIGFDCDSCTRVHPRNLSKMFDPSRRGRRSNSAPPLYRGRKKFLALSDSLTMTTGKVNLQTVHHCPGFPGSNNMKQILPSEVNGVNSSFSDDIPDVRIMKGDKGKGNNKCNIDSFEEFIPKEIQDPLDSGEKWQNSHPHLTSGSRLLHPKNQDAILDIASGILHLAGDSLIPRSLDKNCLESAKVLQQVDKKFIPIVASRTLALIDQHAADERIRLEELRRKVLSGELRRTNYLDSEQELFMPEIGFQLLHDYAEQIQNWGWICNVHSQGSRSFTRDLNIMHKQQAIATLLAVPCILGVNLSDVDLLEFLQQLADTDGSSTVPPSVHRVLNNKACRGAIMFGDALLPSECSLIVEELKQTSLCFQCAHGRPTTVPLVNLDALSEQIAKITSWSSSSCESWHGLRRHEISLQRTAQRLSSATH, from the exons ATGAGGAGCATTGCGAAGTTACCTGAGGCTGTTCACAGCTCGATCCGTTCTGGAATCGTCCTGTATGACTTGACAAGGGTCGTGGAGGAGTTGGTGTATAACAGCCTCGATGCTGGTGCTAACAAG GTTTCCGTTGCTGTGGGTGTTGGGACCTGCTATGTTAAAGTGGTAGACAATG GATATGGTGTTTCCCGAGATGGGTTGGAGCTGCTGGGAGAAAAATATG CAACATCAAAATACGACCCCTTGGATGATATGAACTCCGTTCCTTTAAGCTTTGGCTACCGTGGGGAGGCTTTAAGCTCCATTACTGATGTCTCTTTGGTGGAAATTGTTACAAAAGCTCATGGGAGGCCAAATGGATATCGCAAGGTTTTGAAG GGCCACAAGTGTTTGTATCTTGGAATTAGTGATGATAGACAAGATGTAGGCACAACAG TCACTGTGCGTGATTTATTTTACAACCAACCAGTCCGAAGGAAGCATATGCTATCCAA CCCAAAGAAAGTCATACATGTAGTTAAAGAGTGTGTGCTAAGAATTGCACTTCTTCATCCCAATGTCTCTTTCAAAGTAGTTGATATTGAAAG TGAAGAAGAGCTGCTCCACACATGTCCCTTTCCTTCTTCATTGCCACTACTAGCAAAAGTTTTTGGGATTGAGGCTTCCAGTTCTCTTGAAGAATTGAATGTTGCTGGTGGTGGATTCAAGCTTTCTGGGTATATTTCTGGCACCCCTGATAGTTTTTCATGGAAG GCCTTTCAATATGTCT ATATCAATTCAAGATTTATTTGTAAAGGACCAATACATAAAATGCTAAATAATTTGGCAGCAAGCTTTAACATTGGTTCCCAAAGTGAGAAGCAGAGTAGATCCCAGATATGTCCAGCATTCATTTTGAACCTAAACTGCCCAAAATCTTGCTATGATCTGACATTTGAACCATCAAAGACCTCTGTGGAGTTTAAG GATTGGGACTCTGTGCTTACTTTCATTGGGGATGCTGTTGGATGTCTCTGGAGTGGAAGTAAATCTGCTG ATTTGTCTGTGAAATGTGAAATTGGGAAAAAGAGGCGTAGGGCCTTGAATTCTATGGGTTCTCAGGGGACTTCTCCACAATCAAAGAAGGTAACTGAAGAGTGCAATAATTTCCACCCCAGCAGAGAGAATGAATCTCCATCACATTGCGGAGTAGTAATAAGCCTTGAATGCAGCAGTGGTCTATCTCCATTGCCCCATAATGTGTTCTCTTATGGGGACAATGATCTTCTTGGTctaaatagatccaacaaacaATTGAACTATACTTTTAGTTCAGGATGGAAGAGTGAATCTCCCAAGATTGGTGTTGGCACAAATAGGTTACTTACAGAccatatgaaatttaataagtCTCCTCAACTTGATGACAATTCAGATGTCGACGAGGATGTAAGAAAACCCTTTCTTCAGAGTTGTTTTTTACACAGAAGACTGGAACCTGGTGAAACATCTCTTGCTTCTGATGAAGGActtgagtttaaaattgaggatcACTCCAAGCAAAATGCATTTAGAGCTGATGATAGGGTTGTTGAAGaagttaataatattaacaaagtTATGAGTCCAAGGAATGTATGGGACAATGAACAAGCAGATGTTCTGAGCTTTTCCAAGACTACTATACAACATGATGTACAACACCAGCTAAATTTGTTGCTTGGAGATTCAGTAAATTCATCATTGAACCCTGAGCTTTCTTATGAAGAGGGGCTCTTTTTACCTGACGTCATCAAGCCATTTCAAAGATCTAATTCTTGCCTTTATTCTGATAGTTGCATTTCATCTCCTGTGCCATCAAATTATTTGACTGGGATACCATTCAAAAACATAGCTCACACCATTAGTGAAGATTTGGTTGCAACTTGTCTTGAGTATAAAG GAAAAGAGGAGTGCTTCTTTTCAAGCTCTAAGACACTTTCCTCTGATGTCAATGATTGTGGTGGTTCCAAGGAGAACAGTAGTGACTTCCAAGAACATGATCTGTATGATCCTTTCTCTCCAATGGAACTAAGTACTGACTTCCAAGATCATAATCAGAAGGATGTGTTCTCTCCAAATAGTTTCAATATTTTTACTGATTGCATAAACACTTGGGGTGAAGATGGTATTACAAATTGCTCTACTTCAAGGCACCACGCCTCTTCCATTGGTTTTGATTGCGACTCATGCACAAGGGTCCATCCTAGAAATCTAAGTAAAATGTTTGATCCCTCTAGGAGAGGTAGAAGAAGCAATTCAGCTCCTCCACTTTACAGAGGCAGGAAGAAGTTCCTTgccttgagtgattccttgacaATGACAACAGGAAAGGTTAATCTGCAGACCGTCCATCATTGCCCTGGTTTTCCAG GATCAAACAACATGAAGCAAATACTCCCTTCAGAAGTAAACGGTGTGAATAGTTCATTCTCAGATGACAT ACCTGATGTGAGGATCATGAAAGGTGATAAGGGGAAAGGCAACAACAAGTGCAACATTGATTCCTTTGAAG AGTTCATACCAAAGGAGATTCAAGATCCTCTAGATTCTGGAGAAAAATGGCAGAACAGCCATCCGCATCTTACA AGTGGAAGTAGATTACTTCATCCTAAGAATCAGGATGCTATACTTGATATAGCTTCTGGCATCTTGCACCTTGCTGGAGATTCATTAATCCCTCGTTCCTTGGACAAAAACTGCTTGGAGAGTGCCAAAGTTCTCCAACAAGTTGATAAGAAATTTATTCCCATTGTGGCCAGCAGAACACTTGCTTTGATTGACCAG CACGCTGCAGATGAGAGGATTCGTCTTGAAGAACTGCGACGGAAG GTCCTATCTGGGGAACTGAGGAGAACAAACTATCTTGATAGTGAGCAAGAACTG tTCATGCCTGAAATTGGCTTTCAATTGCTACATGATTATGCtgaacaaattcaaaattgggGTTGGATCTGCAATGTTCATAGTCAGGGTTCAAGATCTTTTACAAG GGATCTGAATATTATGCATAAGCAGCAGGCTATTGCCACACTTCTTGCG GTACCATGTATTTTAGGTGTTAATTTGTCCGATGTGGATCTTTTAGAATTTCTTCAGCAG CTTGCTGATACAGATGGATCGTCGACAGTACCGCCATCAGTGCATAGGGTTCTGAACAACAAAGCTTGCAGGG GTGCAATTATGTTTGGAGACGCTTTATTGCCTTCAGAGTGCTCCCTCATTGTTGAAGAGCTAAAGCAGACTTCACTATGTTTTCAA TGTGCTCATGGTCGACCAACAACTGTCCCACTTGTCAATCTCGATGCCTTAAGCGAGCAGATAGCAAAGATTACATCATGGAGCAGCAGTTCATGTGAGTCATGGCATGGTTTGCGTCGTCATGAAATTAGTTTACAGCGAACTGCACAGCGATTGAGCTCTGCTACACATTAA
- the LOC115998375 gene encoding DNA mismatch repair protein MLH3 isoform X1 — MRSIAKLPEAVHSSIRSGIVLYDLTRVVEELVYNSLDAGANKVSVAVGVGTCYVKVVDNGYGVSRDGLELLGEKYATSKYDPLDDMNSVPLSFGYRGEALSSITDVSLVEIVTKAHGRPNGYRKVLKGHKCLYLGISDDRQDVGTTVTVRDLFYNQPVRRKHMLSNPKKVIHVVKECVLRIALLHPNVSFKVVDIESEEELLHTCPFPSSLPLLAKVFGIEASSSLEELNVAGGGFKLSGYISGTPDSFSWKAFQYVYINSRFICKGPIHKMLNNLAASFNIGSQSEKQSRSQICPAFILNLNCPKSCYDLTFEPSKTSVEFKDWDSVLTFIGDAVGCLWSGSKSADLSVKCEIGKKRRRALNSMGSQGTSPQSKKVTEECNNFHPSRENESPSHCGVVISLECSSGLSPLPHNVFSYGDNDLLGLNRSNKQLNYTFSSGWKSESPKIGVGTNRLLTDHMKFNKSPQLDDNSDVDEDVRKPFLQSCFLHRRLEPGETSLASDEGLEFKIEDHSKQNAFRADDRVVEEVNNINKVMSPRNVWDNEQADVLSFSKTTIQHDVQHQLNLLLGDSVNSSLNPELSYEEGLFLPDVIKPFQRSNSCLYSDSCISSPVPSNYLTGIPFKNIAHTISEDLVATCLEYKGNVRYDYLANKERKNWRYDIDKISIDPGKEECFFSSSKTLSSDVNDCGGSKENSSDFQEHDLYDPFSPMELSTDFQDHNQKDVFSPNSFNIFTDCINTWGEDGITNCSTSRHHASSIGFDCDSCTRVHPRNLSKMFDPSRRGRRSNSAPPLYRGRKKFLALSDSLTMTTGKVNLQTVHHCPGFPGSNNMKQILPSEVNGVNSSFSDDIPDVRIMKGDKGKGNNKCNIDSFEEFIPKEIQDPLDSGEKWQNSHPHLTSGSRLLHPKNQDAILDIASGILHLAGDSLIPRSLDKNCLESAKVLQQVDKKFIPIVASRTLALIDQHAADERIRLEELRRKVLSGELRRTNYLDSEQELFMPEIGFQLLHDYAEQIQNWGWICNVHSQGSRSFTRDLNIMHKQQAIATLLAVPCILGVNLSDVDLLEFLQQLADTDGSSTVPPSVHRVLNNKACRGAIMFGDALLPSECSLIVEELKQTSLCFQCAHGRPTTVPLVNLDALSEQIAKITSWSSSSCESWHGLRRHEISLQRTAQRLSSATH, encoded by the exons ATGAGGAGCATTGCGAAGTTACCTGAGGCTGTTCACAGCTCGATCCGTTCTGGAATCGTCCTGTATGACTTGACAAGGGTCGTGGAGGAGTTGGTGTATAACAGCCTCGATGCTGGTGCTAACAAG GTTTCCGTTGCTGTGGGTGTTGGGACCTGCTATGTTAAAGTGGTAGACAATG GATATGGTGTTTCCCGAGATGGGTTGGAGCTGCTGGGAGAAAAATATG CAACATCAAAATACGACCCCTTGGATGATATGAACTCCGTTCCTTTAAGCTTTGGCTACCGTGGGGAGGCTTTAAGCTCCATTACTGATGTCTCTTTGGTGGAAATTGTTACAAAAGCTCATGGGAGGCCAAATGGATATCGCAAGGTTTTGAAG GGCCACAAGTGTTTGTATCTTGGAATTAGTGATGATAGACAAGATGTAGGCACAACAG TCACTGTGCGTGATTTATTTTACAACCAACCAGTCCGAAGGAAGCATATGCTATCCAA CCCAAAGAAAGTCATACATGTAGTTAAAGAGTGTGTGCTAAGAATTGCACTTCTTCATCCCAATGTCTCTTTCAAAGTAGTTGATATTGAAAG TGAAGAAGAGCTGCTCCACACATGTCCCTTTCCTTCTTCATTGCCACTACTAGCAAAAGTTTTTGGGATTGAGGCTTCCAGTTCTCTTGAAGAATTGAATGTTGCTGGTGGTGGATTCAAGCTTTCTGGGTATATTTCTGGCACCCCTGATAGTTTTTCATGGAAG GCCTTTCAATATGTCT ATATCAATTCAAGATTTATTTGTAAAGGACCAATACATAAAATGCTAAATAATTTGGCAGCAAGCTTTAACATTGGTTCCCAAAGTGAGAAGCAGAGTAGATCCCAGATATGTCCAGCATTCATTTTGAACCTAAACTGCCCAAAATCTTGCTATGATCTGACATTTGAACCATCAAAGACCTCTGTGGAGTTTAAG GATTGGGACTCTGTGCTTACTTTCATTGGGGATGCTGTTGGATGTCTCTGGAGTGGAAGTAAATCTGCTG ATTTGTCTGTGAAATGTGAAATTGGGAAAAAGAGGCGTAGGGCCTTGAATTCTATGGGTTCTCAGGGGACTTCTCCACAATCAAAGAAGGTAACTGAAGAGTGCAATAATTTCCACCCCAGCAGAGAGAATGAATCTCCATCACATTGCGGAGTAGTAATAAGCCTTGAATGCAGCAGTGGTCTATCTCCATTGCCCCATAATGTGTTCTCTTATGGGGACAATGATCTTCTTGGTctaaatagatccaacaaacaATTGAACTATACTTTTAGTTCAGGATGGAAGAGTGAATCTCCCAAGATTGGTGTTGGCACAAATAGGTTACTTACAGAccatatgaaatttaataagtCTCCTCAACTTGATGACAATTCAGATGTCGACGAGGATGTAAGAAAACCCTTTCTTCAGAGTTGTTTTTTACACAGAAGACTGGAACCTGGTGAAACATCTCTTGCTTCTGATGAAGGActtgagtttaaaattgaggatcACTCCAAGCAAAATGCATTTAGAGCTGATGATAGGGTTGTTGAAGaagttaataatattaacaaagtTATGAGTCCAAGGAATGTATGGGACAATGAACAAGCAGATGTTCTGAGCTTTTCCAAGACTACTATACAACATGATGTACAACACCAGCTAAATTTGTTGCTTGGAGATTCAGTAAATTCATCATTGAACCCTGAGCTTTCTTATGAAGAGGGGCTCTTTTTACCTGACGTCATCAAGCCATTTCAAAGATCTAATTCTTGCCTTTATTCTGATAGTTGCATTTCATCTCCTGTGCCATCAAATTATTTGACTGGGATACCATTCAAAAACATAGCTCACACCATTAGTGAAGATTTGGTTGCAACTTGTCTTGAGTATAAAGGTAATGTGAGATATGATTATTTGGccaacaaagaaagaaagaattggAGATATGACATCGACAAAATCTCAATTGATCCAGGAAAAGAGGAGTGCTTCTTTTCAAGCTCTAAGACACTTTCCTCTGATGTCAATGATTGTGGTGGTTCCAAGGAGAACAGTAGTGACTTCCAAGAACATGATCTGTATGATCCTTTCTCTCCAATGGAACTAAGTACTGACTTCCAAGATCATAATCAGAAGGATGTGTTCTCTCCAAATAGTTTCAATATTTTTACTGATTGCATAAACACTTGGGGTGAAGATGGTATTACAAATTGCTCTACTTCAAGGCACCACGCCTCTTCCATTGGTTTTGATTGCGACTCATGCACAAGGGTCCATCCTAGAAATCTAAGTAAAATGTTTGATCCCTCTAGGAGAGGTAGAAGAAGCAATTCAGCTCCTCCACTTTACAGAGGCAGGAAGAAGTTCCTTgccttgagtgattccttgacaATGACAACAGGAAAGGTTAATCTGCAGACCGTCCATCATTGCCCTGGTTTTCCAG GATCAAACAACATGAAGCAAATACTCCCTTCAGAAGTAAACGGTGTGAATAGTTCATTCTCAGATGACAT ACCTGATGTGAGGATCATGAAAGGTGATAAGGGGAAAGGCAACAACAAGTGCAACATTGATTCCTTTGAAG AGTTCATACCAAAGGAGATTCAAGATCCTCTAGATTCTGGAGAAAAATGGCAGAACAGCCATCCGCATCTTACA AGTGGAAGTAGATTACTTCATCCTAAGAATCAGGATGCTATACTTGATATAGCTTCTGGCATCTTGCACCTTGCTGGAGATTCATTAATCCCTCGTTCCTTGGACAAAAACTGCTTGGAGAGTGCCAAAGTTCTCCAACAAGTTGATAAGAAATTTATTCCCATTGTGGCCAGCAGAACACTTGCTTTGATTGACCAG CACGCTGCAGATGAGAGGATTCGTCTTGAAGAACTGCGACGGAAG GTCCTATCTGGGGAACTGAGGAGAACAAACTATCTTGATAGTGAGCAAGAACTG tTCATGCCTGAAATTGGCTTTCAATTGCTACATGATTATGCtgaacaaattcaaaattgggGTTGGATCTGCAATGTTCATAGTCAGGGTTCAAGATCTTTTACAAG GGATCTGAATATTATGCATAAGCAGCAGGCTATTGCCACACTTCTTGCG GTACCATGTATTTTAGGTGTTAATTTGTCCGATGTGGATCTTTTAGAATTTCTTCAGCAG CTTGCTGATACAGATGGATCGTCGACAGTACCGCCATCAGTGCATAGGGTTCTGAACAACAAAGCTTGCAGGG GTGCAATTATGTTTGGAGACGCTTTATTGCCTTCAGAGTGCTCCCTCATTGTTGAAGAGCTAAAGCAGACTTCACTATGTTTTCAA TGTGCTCATGGTCGACCAACAACTGTCCCACTTGTCAATCTCGATGCCTTAAGCGAGCAGATAGCAAAGATTACATCATGGAGCAGCAGTTCATGTGAGTCATGGCATGGTTTGCGTCGTCATGAAATTAGTTTACAGCGAACTGCACAGCGATTGAGCTCTGCTACACATTAA
- the LOC115998375 gene encoding uncharacterized protein LOC115998375 isoform X3, whose protein sequence is MLLVVDSSFLGIFLAPLIVFHGRPFNMSVSLSIYINSRFICKGPIHKMLNNLAASFNIGSQSEKQSRSQICPAFILNLNCPKSCYDLTFEPSKTSVEFKDWDSVLTFIGDAVGCLWSGSKSADLSVKCEIGKKRRRALNSMGSQGTSPQSKKVTEECNNFHPSRENESPSHCGVVISLECSSGLSPLPHNVFSYGDNDLLGLNRSNKQLNYTFSSGWKSESPKIGVGTNRLLTDHMKFNKSPQLDDNSDVDEDVRKPFLQSCFLHRRLEPGETSLASDEGLEFKIEDHSKQNAFRADDRVVEEVNNINKVMSPRNVWDNEQADVLSFSKTTIQHDVQHQLNLLLGDSVNSSLNPELSYEEGLFLPDVIKPFQRSNSCLYSDSCISSPVPSNYLTGIPFKNIAHTISEDLVATCLEYKGNVRYDYLANKERKNWRYDIDKISIDPGKEECFFSSSKTLSSDVNDCGGSKENSSDFQEHDLYDPFSPMELSTDFQDHNQKDVFSPNSFNIFTDCINTWGEDGITNCSTSRHHASSIGFDCDSCTRVHPRNLSKMFDPSRRGRRSNSAPPLYRGRKKFLALSDSLTMTTGKVNLQTVHHCPGFPGSNNMKQILPSEVNGVNSSFSDDIPDVRIMKGDKGKGNNKCNIDSFEEFIPKEIQDPLDSGEKWQNSHPHLTSGSRLLHPKNQDAILDIASGILHLAGDSLIPRSLDKNCLESAKVLQQVDKKFIPIVASRTLALIDQHAADERIRLEELRRKVLSGELRRTNYLDSEQELFMPEIGFQLLHDYAEQIQNWGWICNVHSQGSRSFTRDLNIMHKQQAIATLLAVPCILGVNLSDVDLLEFLQQLADTDGSSTVPPSVHRVLNNKACRGAIMFGDALLPSECSLIVEELKQTSLCFQCAHGRPTTVPLVNLDALSEQIAKITSWSSSSCESWHGLRRHEISLQRTAQRLSSATH, encoded by the exons ATGTTGCTGGTGGTGGATTCAAGCTTTCTGGGTATATTTCTGGCACCCCTGATAGTTTTTCATGGAAG GCCTTTCAATATGTCTGTATCCCTTTCTATAT ATATCAATTCAAGATTTATTTGTAAAGGACCAATACATAAAATGCTAAATAATTTGGCAGCAAGCTTTAACATTGGTTCCCAAAGTGAGAAGCAGAGTAGATCCCAGATATGTCCAGCATTCATTTTGAACCTAAACTGCCCAAAATCTTGCTATGATCTGACATTTGAACCATCAAAGACCTCTGTGGAGTTTAAG GATTGGGACTCTGTGCTTACTTTCATTGGGGATGCTGTTGGATGTCTCTGGAGTGGAAGTAAATCTGCTG ATTTGTCTGTGAAATGTGAAATTGGGAAAAAGAGGCGTAGGGCCTTGAATTCTATGGGTTCTCAGGGGACTTCTCCACAATCAAAGAAGGTAACTGAAGAGTGCAATAATTTCCACCCCAGCAGAGAGAATGAATCTCCATCACATTGCGGAGTAGTAATAAGCCTTGAATGCAGCAGTGGTCTATCTCCATTGCCCCATAATGTGTTCTCTTATGGGGACAATGATCTTCTTGGTctaaatagatccaacaaacaATTGAACTATACTTTTAGTTCAGGATGGAAGAGTGAATCTCCCAAGATTGGTGTTGGCACAAATAGGTTACTTACAGAccatatgaaatttaataagtCTCCTCAACTTGATGACAATTCAGATGTCGACGAGGATGTAAGAAAACCCTTTCTTCAGAGTTGTTTTTTACACAGAAGACTGGAACCTGGTGAAACATCTCTTGCTTCTGATGAAGGActtgagtttaaaattgaggatcACTCCAAGCAAAATGCATTTAGAGCTGATGATAGGGTTGTTGAAGaagttaataatattaacaaagtTATGAGTCCAAGGAATGTATGGGACAATGAACAAGCAGATGTTCTGAGCTTTTCCAAGACTACTATACAACATGATGTACAACACCAGCTAAATTTGTTGCTTGGAGATTCAGTAAATTCATCATTGAACCCTGAGCTTTCTTATGAAGAGGGGCTCTTTTTACCTGACGTCATCAAGCCATTTCAAAGATCTAATTCTTGCCTTTATTCTGATAGTTGCATTTCATCTCCTGTGCCATCAAATTATTTGACTGGGATACCATTCAAAAACATAGCTCACACCATTAGTGAAGATTTGGTTGCAACTTGTCTTGAGTATAAAGGTAATGTGAGATATGATTATTTGGccaacaaagaaagaaagaattggAGATATGACATCGACAAAATCTCAATTGATCCAGGAAAAGAGGAGTGCTTCTTTTCAAGCTCTAAGACACTTTCCTCTGATGTCAATGATTGTGGTGGTTCCAAGGAGAACAGTAGTGACTTCCAAGAACATGATCTGTATGATCCTTTCTCTCCAATGGAACTAAGTACTGACTTCCAAGATCATAATCAGAAGGATGTGTTCTCTCCAAATAGTTTCAATATTTTTACTGATTGCATAAACACTTGGGGTGAAGATGGTATTACAAATTGCTCTACTTCAAGGCACCACGCCTCTTCCATTGGTTTTGATTGCGACTCATGCACAAGGGTCCATCCTAGAAATCTAAGTAAAATGTTTGATCCCTCTAGGAGAGGTAGAAGAAGCAATTCAGCTCCTCCACTTTACAGAGGCAGGAAGAAGTTCCTTgccttgagtgattccttgacaATGACAACAGGAAAGGTTAATCTGCAGACCGTCCATCATTGCCCTGGTTTTCCAG GATCAAACAACATGAAGCAAATACTCCCTTCAGAAGTAAACGGTGTGAATAGTTCATTCTCAGATGACAT ACCTGATGTGAGGATCATGAAAGGTGATAAGGGGAAAGGCAACAACAAGTGCAACATTGATTCCTTTGAAG AGTTCATACCAAAGGAGATTCAAGATCCTCTAGATTCTGGAGAAAAATGGCAGAACAGCCATCCGCATCTTACA AGTGGAAGTAGATTACTTCATCCTAAGAATCAGGATGCTATACTTGATATAGCTTCTGGCATCTTGCACCTTGCTGGAGATTCATTAATCCCTCGTTCCTTGGACAAAAACTGCTTGGAGAGTGCCAAAGTTCTCCAACAAGTTGATAAGAAATTTATTCCCATTGTGGCCAGCAGAACACTTGCTTTGATTGACCAG CACGCTGCAGATGAGAGGATTCGTCTTGAAGAACTGCGACGGAAG GTCCTATCTGGGGAACTGAGGAGAACAAACTATCTTGATAGTGAGCAAGAACTG tTCATGCCTGAAATTGGCTTTCAATTGCTACATGATTATGCtgaacaaattcaaaattgggGTTGGATCTGCAATGTTCATAGTCAGGGTTCAAGATCTTTTACAAG GGATCTGAATATTATGCATAAGCAGCAGGCTATTGCCACACTTCTTGCG GTACCATGTATTTTAGGTGTTAATTTGTCCGATGTGGATCTTTTAGAATTTCTTCAGCAG CTTGCTGATACAGATGGATCGTCGACAGTACCGCCATCAGTGCATAGGGTTCTGAACAACAAAGCTTGCAGGG GTGCAATTATGTTTGGAGACGCTTTATTGCCTTCAGAGTGCTCCCTCATTGTTGAAGAGCTAAAGCAGACTTCACTATGTTTTCAA TGTGCTCATGGTCGACCAACAACTGTCCCACTTGTCAATCTCGATGCCTTAAGCGAGCAGATAGCAAAGATTACATCATGGAGCAGCAGTTCATGTGAGTCATGGCATGGTTTGCGTCGTCATGAAATTAGTTTACAGCGAACTGCACAGCGATTGAGCTCTGCTACACATTAA